The following proteins are co-located in the Myxococcus fulvus genome:
- a CDS encoding zinc metalloprotease, with protein sequence MIGSVAKRNGRLAVVAGALLSLAACRGDEAPEAEAPAETTEQVAAHRGCAAEEPSAEERQAIDAFLATRKGELRAVGSVTVPTYFHVVNKGTGIANGDIPESQINAQLAVLNAAYQNTPFRFVLQGITRTTNSKWYALKSGSANERAMKKALRQGGKESLNIYSANLSGGLLGWATFPSSYASNPQQDGVVILYSSVPGGTAVPYNEGDTGTHEVGHWLGLYHTFQGGCTATGDSVSDTPAEASPAYGCPAGRDTCSGGGADPITNFMDYTDDSCMNTFSAGQITRADDLSAAYR encoded by the coding sequence ATGATTGGCAGCGTCGCGAAGAGGAATGGTCGTCTGGCCGTGGTCGCGGGTGCACTGTTGAGCCTGGCCGCGTGTCGCGGAGACGAGGCTCCGGAGGCGGAGGCCCCGGCGGAGACCACGGAGCAGGTCGCGGCGCACCGCGGCTGCGCGGCGGAGGAGCCCTCGGCGGAGGAGCGCCAGGCCATCGACGCGTTCCTGGCCACGCGCAAGGGCGAGCTGCGCGCGGTGGGCTCGGTGACGGTGCCGACGTACTTCCACGTGGTCAACAAGGGCACGGGCATCGCGAACGGTGACATCCCCGAGTCGCAGATCAACGCGCAGCTCGCGGTGCTGAACGCGGCCTACCAGAACACGCCGTTCCGCTTCGTGCTGCAGGGCATCACCCGCACCACGAACTCCAAGTGGTACGCGCTCAAGAGCGGCAGCGCCAACGAGCGCGCCATGAAGAAGGCCCTGCGCCAGGGTGGCAAGGAGAGCCTCAACATCTACTCGGCGAACCTGAGCGGCGGTCTGCTCGGCTGGGCGACGTTCCCCTCCAGCTACGCGTCCAACCCGCAGCAGGACGGCGTGGTCATCCTCTACAGCAGCGTCCCCGGTGGCACGGCGGTGCCCTACAACGAGGGTGACACGGGCACGCACGAGGTCGGCCACTGGCTGGGCCTGTACCACACGTTCCAGGGCGGCTGCACCGCCACGGGCGACAGCGTGAGCGACACCCCGGCCGAGGCCTCGCCGGCGTACGGCTGCCCCGCCGGCCGCGACACCTGCTCGGGTGGCGGCGCGGACCCCATCACCAACTTCATGGACTACACCGACGACAGCTGCATGAACACGTTCAGCGCCGGCCAGATCACGCGCGCCGACGACCTGTCGGCGGCGTACCGCTAG
- a CDS encoding DUF4142 domain-containing protein yields MARRIRGGGVAALAAALVFGSMTGSALADDAKKDHKEQKRIGESVAEKELYVGKLALFDAKQIALGNLALEKSQDEKVRTFAQKLVDDHKQHLSGLKAWADSKQIEVATIDLNQPASGTGGSGAMQEGYDKKMEGVDKRLNKAITEAEEDLDKLREKDGREFNKDFLSRVADDGKKGQDMVKDGMDKYRTDAAFSELLRRTREGIASNEREAKEMEKSFRR; encoded by the coding sequence ATGGCTCGAAGGATTCGTGGTGGTGGAGTGGCGGCCCTGGCGGCGGCGCTGGTGTTCGGCTCGATGACGGGCTCCGCGCTCGCGGACGATGCGAAGAAGGACCACAAGGAGCAGAAGCGCATCGGTGAGTCCGTGGCCGAGAAGGAGCTGTATGTCGGAAAGCTGGCGCTCTTCGACGCCAAGCAGATTGCCCTGGGCAATCTGGCGTTGGAGAAGTCCCAGGACGAGAAGGTGCGCACGTTCGCCCAGAAGCTGGTGGACGACCACAAGCAGCACCTGTCCGGCCTGAAGGCGTGGGCGGACAGCAAGCAGATCGAGGTGGCCACCATCGACCTGAACCAGCCCGCGTCCGGCACGGGTGGCTCTGGCGCGATGCAGGAGGGCTACGACAAGAAGATGGAGGGCGTCGACAAGCGCCTGAACAAGGCCATCACCGAGGCCGAGGAGGACCTGGACAAGCTGCGCGAGAAGGACGGGAGGGAATTCAACAAGGACTTCCTGTCGCGCGTCGCCGATGACGGCAAGAAGGGGCAGGACATGGTGAAGGACGGCATGGACAAGTACCGCACCGACGCCGCCTTCAGCGAGCTGCTGCGCCGCACCCGCGAGGGCATCGCGAGCAACGAGCGGGAGGCCAAGGAGATGGAGAAGTCCTTCCGCCGCTAG
- a CDS encoding ATP-binding cassette domain-containing protein, whose product MYALQQVSKRFGDTHALDAVTLTLQPGRTTALLGPSGCGKSTLVRLLNGLLRPDTGHVLYAGQPLPADEKALLALRHRVGYALQGGGLFPHLTGEENVVLMARHLRWPEARIRERRELLVELTRFPPEGLARYPAQLSGGQRQRVALMRALMLDPEVLLLDEPLGALDPLVRHELQADLRAIFARLGKTVVLVTHDLAEAGFLGDDIVLMRDGRVVQQGSLTELETRPQDTFVTRFIQAQRLPPGGGVTG is encoded by the coding sequence GTGTACGCGTTGCAGCAGGTCTCCAAGCGCTTCGGTGACACCCACGCGCTGGACGCGGTGACGCTCACGCTTCAGCCCGGGCGGACCACGGCGCTGCTCGGGCCGAGCGGCTGCGGGAAGTCCACGCTGGTGCGCCTGCTCAACGGGCTGCTCCGTCCGGACACGGGCCACGTGCTGTACGCAGGGCAGCCGCTGCCCGCGGACGAGAAGGCGTTGCTCGCGCTGCGGCACCGCGTGGGCTACGCGCTCCAGGGCGGCGGTCTCTTCCCTCATCTGACGGGGGAGGAGAACGTCGTGCTGATGGCCCGGCACCTGCGCTGGCCGGAGGCGCGCATCCGGGAGCGCCGGGAGTTGTTGGTGGAGCTGACGCGGTTCCCACCCGAGGGGCTCGCGCGTTATCCGGCGCAGCTCTCGGGAGGTCAGCGACAGCGTGTGGCGTTGATGCGCGCGTTGATGCTGGACCCGGAGGTGCTGCTGCTCGACGAGCCGCTGGGCGCGTTGGACCCGCTGGTGCGCCATGAGCTCCAGGCGGACCTGCGCGCCATCTTCGCGCGGCTCGGCAAGACGGTGGTGCTGGTGACGCATGACCTGGCGGAGGCGGGGTTCCTCGGGGATGACATCGTGCTGATGCGAGACGGGCGCGTGGTGCAGCAGGGCTCGCTGACGGAGTTGGAGACACGGCCCCAGGACACGTTCGTCACGCGCTTCATCCAGGCCCAGCGGCTCCCTCCCGGGGGAGGCGTCACCGGATGA
- a CDS encoding glycine betaine ABC transporter substrate-binding protein has product MSARAMWTMLVFVLSMGACSRASSTTEGTASVRVGSKKFTESVILGEMVTQLARSTGAGVRHRRELGGTAVLWEALKRGELDVYPEYTGTLRQELLSGRALPDDAALRAALAEVGLRMSKPLGFNNTYALGMKEAEAERLGIRRISDLREHPELRFGFSNEFMERADGWPALRDTYKLPQRDVRGLDHDLAYRGLEANSVQVTDLYSTDAEIAAYGLRVLEDDARHFPAYDAVLLYREDLESRAPDALAAVLRLQGSLSEDAMVKLNARARLERVPEPQVASDFLAAKLGVSTEVHGEGLASRVLRRTREHLFLVGVSLLAALALAVPLGVLAARSPRLGQGVLGLAGIIQTIPSLALLVVMIPLLGIGSRPAIAALFLYSLLPIVRNTTAGLTGIPLEVRESADALGLPPRARLWRIDLPMASPSILAGIQTAAVINVGTATLGALVGAGGYGQPILTGIRLDDTRLILEGAVPAAVLALLVSGLFEALGRALIPKGLRLRAESESR; this is encoded by the coding sequence ATGAGCGCTCGCGCGATGTGGACCATGCTGGTGTTCGTGCTGTCGATGGGGGCCTGCTCCCGCGCGTCGAGCACGACGGAGGGCACGGCGTCCGTGCGCGTGGGCTCCAAGAAGTTCACCGAGTCCGTCATCCTCGGCGAGATGGTGACGCAGCTCGCGCGGAGCACGGGGGCGGGCGTGAGACATCGGCGCGAGCTCGGAGGCACCGCGGTGCTCTGGGAGGCGCTCAAGCGGGGCGAGCTGGATGTGTATCCCGAGTACACCGGCACGCTGCGCCAGGAGCTGCTCTCCGGACGCGCGCTGCCCGATGACGCGGCCCTGCGCGCCGCGCTCGCCGAGGTGGGCCTGCGCATGAGCAAGCCCCTGGGCTTCAACAACACCTATGCCCTGGGCATGAAGGAGGCGGAGGCCGAGCGGCTGGGCATCCGCCGCATCTCCGACCTGCGCGAGCACCCGGAGCTGCGCTTCGGCTTCAGCAACGAGTTCATGGAGCGCGCCGACGGCTGGCCCGCGCTGCGAGACACGTACAAGCTCCCGCAGCGCGACGTGCGCGGCCTGGACCATGACCTCGCGTACCGGGGACTGGAGGCCAACTCCGTGCAGGTGACGGACCTGTACTCCACGGACGCCGAAATCGCGGCCTACGGCTTGCGCGTCCTGGAGGACGACGCGCGCCACTTCCCCGCCTACGACGCCGTGCTGCTCTATCGCGAGGACCTGGAGTCGCGCGCCCCCGACGCCCTCGCGGCCGTGCTGCGCCTGCAGGGCAGCCTCTCGGAAGACGCGATGGTGAAGCTCAACGCCCGCGCCCGACTGGAGCGCGTGCCCGAGCCGCAGGTGGCCTCCGACTTCCTCGCCGCGAAGCTGGGCGTCTCCACCGAGGTCCACGGCGAGGGGCTCGCCTCGCGCGTCCTGCGACGCACGCGCGAGCACCTGTTCCTCGTCGGCGTGTCGCTCCTGGCCGCGCTCGCGCTCGCCGTCCCGCTGGGTGTGCTCGCCGCGCGCAGCCCTCGGTTGGGGCAGGGCGTGCTGGGCCTCGCCGGCATCATCCAGACGATTCCCTCGCTGGCGCTGCTGGTGGTGATGATTCCGCTGCTCGGCATCGGCTCGCGGCCGGCCATCGCCGCGCTGTTCCTCTACAGCCTGCTGCCCATCGTCCGGAACACCACCGCGGGCCTCACGGGAATCCCGCTGGAGGTGCGCGAGTCCGCGGACGCGCTCGGCCTGCCTCCGCGCGCGAGGCTCTGGCGCATCGACCTGCCCATGGCCTCGCCCTCCATCCTCGCGGGCATCCAGACGGCCGCCGTCATCAACGTCGGCACCGCCACGCTGGGCGCGCTCGTGGGCGCGGGAGGCTACGGCCAGCCCATCCTCACCGGCATCCGACTGGACGACACCCGCCTCATCCTGGAGGGCGCCGTCCCCGCCGCCGTGCTGGCCCTGCTCGTCAGCGGCCTGTTCGAGGCCCTGGGCCGCGCGCTCATCCCCAAGGGACTGCGCCTGCGCGCCGAGTCGGAGTCGCGCTGA
- a CDS encoding COX15/CtaA family protein has protein sequence MTHPASTRSFQRFSIGVLVFTLGVILWGAFVRATGSGAGCGDHWPVCNGQVVPREPTVQTLIEYTHRLTSGVVMLLAVALSVWAMRAHAKGHPVRKAANWALFFMMTEALVGAGIVLLQYVADNASVGRAVWMGVHLVNTFLLVGAQTMVVWFSKGRANLAFRGQGWVGVLVGVCVAGMMLLGVSGAVAALGDTLFPSETLAEGLAQHANDQAHLFVRRRIYHPIIAVLMGAALVYVGRWMSRLRPSPEVKQSAMLLTGLYVLQLGAGLVNVVLLAPVWLQLVHLLLADFVWMTVVRMCAAGLSKDAPRAELVSEPVPTHASAA, from the coding sequence ATGACTCATCCCGCCTCGACCCGCTCGTTCCAGCGCTTCAGCATCGGCGTGCTCGTCTTCACGTTGGGGGTGATTCTGTGGGGCGCCTTCGTGCGCGCCACGGGCTCCGGCGCGGGCTGCGGCGACCACTGGCCGGTGTGCAACGGGCAGGTGGTGCCCCGCGAGCCGACGGTCCAGACGCTCATCGAGTACACCCACCGGCTGACCAGCGGCGTGGTGATGCTGCTCGCGGTGGCCCTGAGCGTGTGGGCCATGCGGGCGCACGCCAAGGGGCACCCGGTGCGCAAGGCGGCGAACTGGGCGCTGTTCTTCATGATGACGGAGGCGCTGGTGGGCGCCGGCATCGTGCTGCTCCAGTACGTGGCGGACAACGCGTCCGTCGGCCGCGCGGTGTGGATGGGCGTGCACCTGGTGAACACGTTCCTGTTGGTGGGCGCGCAGACGATGGTCGTGTGGTTCTCGAAGGGCCGGGCGAACCTGGCCTTCCGGGGCCAGGGCTGGGTGGGCGTGCTGGTGGGCGTGTGCGTGGCCGGCATGATGCTCTTGGGCGTGAGCGGCGCGGTGGCGGCGCTCGGGGACACGCTGTTCCCCTCGGAGACGCTGGCGGAGGGGCTGGCGCAGCACGCGAATGACCAGGCCCACCTCTTCGTGCGCCGGCGCATCTACCACCCCATCATCGCGGTGCTGATGGGCGCGGCGCTGGTGTACGTGGGCCGGTGGATGTCGCGGCTGCGGCCGTCGCCGGAGGTGAAGCAGTCCGCGATGCTGCTCACCGGCCTCTACGTCCTGCAGTTGGGGGCGGGGCTCGTCAACGTGGTGCTGCTCGCGCCGGTGTGGCTGCAGCTGGTGCACCTGCTGCTGGCGGACTTCGTGTGGATGACGGTGGTGCGGATGTGCGCGGCGGGGCTGTCGAAGGACGCGCCCCGCGCGGAGCTGGTGTCGGAGCCGGTGCCGACACACGCCTCGGCCGCTTGA
- a CDS encoding sigma-54-dependent transcriptional regulator: protein MESIEEKGEGGELSPEAIRALRGGHSRAAFARMLGVTPLTVYRWELPEDAPQARRPRGRVAQALKQLQGGGLTGARLPSLSRQELRPEESQRLQPCLDRLKRAEWRAAEEELLTLLASGVLRTPGARALAAVGLSHLQRWGREDSRGALATLLPHLGEAEMGLLPQGVELQVHALAANLYASPDGKLFDAVKSDAHVARAEALLVETPDASDARCLLRMAQTAGAFYLGETERVARYSGRVAEALTHVTDPALRLLAEDVCAHEEAIRGETTQATRRFREVAQGAARLGYAFLEARNLAFLAQRRLDEACEPEEALLLVRRAREAAYGGRMARGFSFIFAARAEAEALIRLARFTEAEAALDEADAVVEELSWTPLQLAVTRAKLWLTVNRPAELRKLASRLSSYDGNIQRSLTGAYALFVEAMADLSEGTAQRAAAGFAAAGARGMELGGWPYLRRECLLYETAARAYAGQREEGRVVLRRTRAFLERMPSAWHSALLHRFEGMLLVVEGRTREARDLLEASLGTFRLSGDVCMAAFTRSLLAWLSKHEGDPAADELLAASDAELRRIGMAPQPNFIPATARPAGSGSPSPEPGAATRLGSEALVVPFERLSVRGMGAPLIQRELLGVLEGLFPGCAPRLEEVDSQGRVTVLAGLDARPATDEVEFGDGCGRRLRLGVVGPLPVDGRAMLTLLSRLGGFALEVATLRGFATVEPGVPGTSEPASEEPGRETELPGFIAASPSMKRLRAELSRLSASRSTVIVTGESGAGKEVVARAVHLLSTRSQRPYVAFNCAAVPKELFEGQLFGYRRGAFTGAASDHPGVLRAAHGGTLFLDEIGELPLDVQPKLLRVLENGEVFPLGETRPVEVDVRVVAATHRDLGQLVREGRFREDLYYRLQVVPVRVPPLRERREDVVALARHFVRQLTPEGQPPPQLGSDALEALMAHPWPGNVRELRNVIERSMAYGPLPAVLGAKQMRIAG from the coding sequence GTGGAGAGCATCGAGGAAAAGGGGGAAGGCGGGGAGCTGAGCCCCGAGGCCATCCGCGCGCTGCGTGGGGGCCATAGTCGTGCTGCCTTCGCTCGGATGCTGGGTGTCACCCCCCTGACGGTGTATCGCTGGGAGCTGCCGGAAGACGCGCCCCAGGCGCGGCGTCCCCGAGGTCGGGTGGCGCAGGCGCTCAAGCAGTTGCAGGGCGGCGGGCTCACGGGTGCTCGGCTGCCCTCCCTGTCGCGCCAGGAGCTGCGCCCCGAGGAGAGCCAGCGGCTGCAGCCGTGTCTGGACCGACTGAAGCGGGCCGAGTGGCGCGCGGCGGAGGAGGAGCTGCTCACGCTGCTGGCCTCGGGCGTGCTGCGGACCCCGGGCGCGCGGGCGCTGGCGGCGGTGGGGCTGTCACACCTGCAGCGCTGGGGACGCGAGGACAGCCGGGGCGCGCTCGCCACGCTGCTGCCGCACCTGGGCGAGGCGGAGATGGGCCTGTTGCCGCAGGGCGTGGAGCTGCAGGTGCACGCGCTCGCGGCCAACCTCTACGCGTCGCCGGATGGGAAGCTGTTCGACGCGGTGAAGTCCGACGCGCACGTGGCCCGCGCGGAGGCGCTGCTCGTCGAGACTCCGGACGCATCGGACGCGCGCTGCCTGTTGCGCATGGCGCAGACGGCGGGGGCCTTCTACCTGGGCGAGACGGAGCGGGTGGCGCGCTACTCGGGGCGCGTGGCGGAGGCGCTCACCCACGTGACGGACCCGGCGCTGCGGCTGCTCGCCGAGGACGTGTGCGCGCACGAGGAGGCCATCCGCGGCGAGACGACGCAGGCCACGCGCCGCTTCCGCGAGGTGGCCCAGGGCGCGGCGCGGCTGGGGTACGCGTTCCTGGAGGCGCGCAACCTCGCCTTCCTCGCGCAGCGTCGGCTGGACGAGGCGTGCGAGCCAGAGGAGGCGCTGCTCCTGGTGCGCCGCGCGCGCGAGGCCGCGTACGGCGGACGCATGGCGCGCGGCTTCTCGTTCATCTTCGCGGCGCGCGCGGAGGCGGAGGCGCTGATTCGCCTGGCGCGCTTCACCGAGGCGGAGGCCGCGCTGGACGAGGCCGACGCGGTGGTGGAGGAGCTGAGCTGGACGCCGCTGCAGCTCGCGGTGACGCGCGCGAAGCTGTGGCTGACGGTGAACCGGCCCGCGGAGCTGCGCAAGCTGGCGTCCCGCCTGTCCTCGTACGACGGCAACATCCAGCGCTCGCTCACCGGCGCGTACGCGCTCTTCGTCGAGGCCATGGCGGACCTGAGCGAGGGCACCGCCCAGCGCGCCGCCGCGGGCTTCGCCGCCGCCGGAGCGCGTGGCATGGAGCTGGGCGGCTGGCCCTACCTGCGCCGCGAGTGCCTGCTGTACGAGACGGCCGCGCGCGCCTACGCCGGGCAGCGGGAGGAAGGCCGGGTGGTGTTGCGCCGCACGCGCGCCTTCCTGGAGCGGATGCCATCGGCGTGGCACTCCGCGCTGCTCCATCGCTTCGAGGGGATGCTCCTGGTCGTCGAGGGCCGCACGCGCGAGGCGAGGGACTTGCTCGAGGCCTCGCTGGGCACCTTCCGCCTCTCCGGCGACGTGTGCATGGCGGCCTTCACGCGCAGCCTGCTGGCGTGGCTGAGCAAGCACGAGGGAGACCCGGCCGCCGACGAGCTGCTGGCCGCCAGCGACGCGGAGCTGCGCCGCATCGGCATGGCGCCGCAGCCCAACTTCATCCCCGCCACGGCGCGCCCGGCCGGCTCCGGCAGCCCCTCACCCGAGCCCGGGGCCGCGACGCGCCTGGGCTCCGAGGCGCTGGTGGTGCCCTTCGAGCGGCTGTCCGTGCGCGGCATGGGCGCGCCGCTCATCCAGCGCGAGCTGCTCGGCGTGCTGGAGGGCCTGTTCCCCGGCTGCGCGCCCCGGCTGGAAGAGGTGGACTCACAGGGCCGCGTCACGGTGCTCGCGGGCCTGGACGCGCGGCCGGCCACGGACGAGGTGGAGTTCGGCGACGGGTGTGGACGCAGGCTGCGGCTGGGCGTCGTGGGGCCGCTGCCGGTGGATGGCCGCGCGATGCTCACGCTATTGTCCAGGCTGGGCGGCTTCGCGCTGGAGGTGGCGACGCTGCGCGGCTTCGCGACGGTGGAGCCGGGCGTGCCGGGCACGAGCGAGCCCGCGTCCGAGGAGCCCGGGCGCGAGACGGAGCTGCCGGGCTTCATCGCCGCGTCACCCTCGATGAAGCGGCTGCGCGCGGAGCTCTCACGGCTGTCCGCCAGCCGCTCCACCGTCATCGTCACGGGCGAGTCCGGCGCGGGCAAGGAGGTCGTCGCGCGGGCGGTGCACCTGCTCTCCACGCGCTCGCAGCGGCCCTACGTCGCGTTCAACTGCGCGGCCGTCCCCAAGGAGCTCTTCGAGGGACAGCTCTTCGGCTACCGCAGAGGCGCCTTCACCGGCGCGGCCTCGGACCACCCGGGCGTGCTGCGCGCGGCGCACGGCGGCACCCTGTTCCTGGATGAGATTGGCGAGCTGCCGCTGGACGTGCAGCCCAAGCTCTTGCGCGTGCTGGAGAACGGCGAGGTCTTCCCCCTGGGCGAGACGCGCCCGGTGGAGGTCGACGTGCGCGTGGTGGCCGCGACGCATCGGGATTTGGGCCAGCTGGTGCGCGAGGGCCGCTTCCGCGAGGACCTCTACTACCGCCTCCAGGTGGTGCCGGTGCGCGTGCCGCCCCTGCGCGAGCGGCGCGAGGACGTGGTGGCCCTGGCGCGTCACTTCGTGCGGCAGCTCACGCCCGAGGGACAGCCGCCACCTCAGTTGGGCTCGGATGCACTGGAGGCGCTGATGGCCCACCCGTGGCCCGGCAACGTGCGCGAGCTGCGCAACGTCATCGAGCGCTCCATGGCGTACGGGCCCTTGCCGGCGGTGCTGGGGGCAAAGCAGATGCGCATCGCGGGCTGA
- a CDS encoding NAD-dependent succinate-semialdehyde dehydrogenase gives MAIATIDPTSGKTLRTFDALTPEQLESKLQLASDTFRAYRQTPFAERARWMRRAAELLDAGADHYGRIMTEEMGKPLEAAKAEAKKCATACRYYVAKAEGLLKDRPIDVGGDTAFVRYQPLGPVLAIMPWNFPFWQVVRFAAPALMAGNVGLLKHAHNVPQCALALETLFLDAGFPKGAFQTLLIETADVNRVIEDARVRAVTLTGSEGAGRAVGASAGKSLKKVVLELGGSDPFIVMPSADLDKAVETAASARLINNGQSCIAAKRFIVAEPIAAEFERRFVERLKKVTVGDPMDPKTDLGPLATQGILQGLHAQVEASVKAGARLLLGGKPLERPGNFYPPTLLADPPPAAPAFHDELFGPVATLLRARDVEHAVELANATPFGLGASVWTRDAGEQRRFIDGIESGMVFVNQMVVSDARLPFGGVKNSGHGRELADLGIHEFLNAKTVRVASGGDAPPARGGALSE, from the coding sequence ATGGCCATCGCCACCATCGACCCGACGTCCGGCAAGACGCTGCGCACGTTCGACGCCCTCACCCCGGAGCAGCTGGAGTCGAAGCTCCAGCTCGCCTCGGACACGTTCCGCGCGTACCGCCAGACGCCCTTCGCCGAGCGCGCCCGCTGGATGCGCCGCGCCGCGGAGCTGCTGGACGCGGGGGCGGACCACTACGGCCGCATCATGACCGAGGAGATGGGCAAGCCGCTGGAGGCCGCCAAGGCCGAGGCGAAGAAGTGCGCGACGGCGTGCCGCTACTACGTGGCCAAGGCGGAGGGGCTGCTCAAGGACCGGCCCATCGACGTGGGCGGAGACACCGCCTTCGTGCGCTACCAGCCGTTGGGACCCGTGCTGGCCATCATGCCGTGGAACTTCCCCTTCTGGCAGGTGGTGCGCTTCGCCGCGCCCGCGCTGATGGCGGGCAACGTGGGCCTGCTCAAGCACGCGCACAACGTGCCCCAGTGCGCGCTCGCGCTGGAGACGCTGTTCCTGGACGCGGGCTTCCCGAAGGGCGCGTTCCAGACGCTCCTCATCGAGACCGCCGACGTCAACCGCGTCATCGAGGACGCCCGCGTGCGCGCGGTGACGCTCACCGGCAGCGAGGGCGCGGGCCGCGCGGTGGGCGCGTCGGCGGGCAAGTCGCTCAAGAAGGTGGTGCTCGAGCTGGGCGGCAGCGACCCGTTCATCGTCATGCCCAGCGCGGACCTAGACAAGGCGGTGGAGACGGCCGCGTCCGCGCGCCTCATCAACAACGGCCAGTCCTGCATCGCCGCCAAGCGCTTCATCGTCGCCGAGCCCATCGCCGCCGAGTTCGAGCGCCGCTTCGTCGAGCGCTTGAAGAAGGTCACCGTGGGCGACCCCATGGACCCGAAGACGGACCTGGGCCCGCTGGCCACGCAGGGCATCCTCCAGGGCCTGCACGCGCAGGTGGAGGCGAGCGTGAAGGCCGGCGCGAGGCTGCTCCTCGGCGGCAAGCCGCTGGAGCGCCCCGGCAACTTCTATCCGCCCACCCTCCTCGCGGACCCGCCGCCTGCCGCGCCCGCGTTCCATGACGAGCTGTTCGGTCCGGTGGCCACGCTGCTCCGTGCCCGCGACGTGGAGCACGCGGTGGAGCTCGCCAACGCCACGCCCTTCGGCCTGGGCGCCAGCGTGTGGACGCGCGATGCGGGCGAGCAGCGCCGCTTCATCGACGGCATCGAGTCCGGCATGGTGTTCGTCAACCAGATGGTGGTGTCCGACGCGCGGCTGCCCTTCGGCGGGGTGAAGAACTCCGGCCACGGGCGCGAGCTCGCCGACCTGGGCATCCACGAGTTCCTCAACGCCAAGACGGTGCGCGTCGCCTCCGGTGGGGACGCGCCTCCGGCTCGCGGCGGCGCGCTCAGCGAGTAG